Genomic DNA from Bacteroides zhangwenhongii:
AATCAAACCACGGCCTACCAGTTCATTTTTGGTAGCGGCAAGCGTCAACGCCGTTTCAAGCACTTCACCACTATAATTGGTGGTGTTTAATCCTGTAATTGCCATAATTAATTGTATTAGTAATTAGTTTGTAATCAGATTCTCATTAGCGTTTTGCGCAGTCCCGTATTTCCTGCATACGATTGCTCCATGGGCCGTCCCCCACCTTGTCAGGTTCTTCAAGCACATCGGTTACCAGGCGTTTGGGTTTCAAGTCTTTCAGAACAGCCATTCCATTGATACGGTCCGCTTTCAGGATAGCCGCATATTTGGGGCGTTGCGCCTCAGTAATCCGTTCATCTTTTACGGCAGCATCCAGAAGAGCCTTGTCTTCCGCCTCAATGGCCGTACGTTCTTTCTCCTCAAATGCGGTCACCTTGCCCTGGAGTTCCGGAACCTTGGCCGCTTCCTGTTCCAGATGCGCAACATTACGGAGCACATCTTCTTCCGTCACGCAGTCTTTGAACAACGGACGTTTTTTAAATTCTTCCAAATTCATCTTATTGCTGTATTGTGACTGGTTCTCCAGCCGGTTATTGAATATTTTATATATCTGCTCCGGAGTACTGTCTTCCGGTACCGGATCGGCGTCATATATCTCATCCACCAGCCCGAGTTCCACCGCTTGTCGCGCGGTGAACCAATGATCCTTTCCGTCAAACCATTCCGAACGGATCTCATCTTTCGTTTTTTTGCATCTGGAGGCATAGATTTCGCAAAGAGTATCCTCGAGACTTTTCAGCATCCCGGCAGTTTTCTCCATCTCGTCCGCATTTCCGTAAGCGCCCCCCGAAGGGCTATGCACCATCAGGCGTGCATAACGACTCATTTTCACGGGTTTCCCGCAAGCGGCAACCACACTTCCCATAGAAGCGGCCACACCGTCAATATAAATGGTGATATCCGCCGCACTCTGACGGAAAGCGTTGAAGATGGCCATACCGGTAAATATCTCACCGCCTATGCTGTTGATACGTACGTCTATCCGCTTGGATACGGATTCAGCTTCAATCAGCTCACGGGCGATATCTCCGCTGCGTACACGGTCATATTCACCTATTTCTCCATAAAGCAGGATGCAGGCGGCATCCTTTCCGGGTATTACATTAAAAAATCGTCTCATCAGGTTCCGTTCTTTTTCTGGCAAAGGTAAATGAAGAAACGGGGTGTGTCAATATGGCAAAAACATGATACAACTTTATAAATCAATGAAATGAGTTTATAATATCCTCGTATTTTACCCCCCTTGCAAAGAGGTGTTTATCTGACGAACTTTGCAATAAAAAGGAAGATTTATGGCTACAGAACTAACCATTGCGCAGAAGAAGGAATATGCCGGAGTCCTTTATCTGAAAGACAACCTGACACAGCAGGAGATTGCGGAAAAAGTAGGCGTCAGCCGCCAGACACTGTCCAAATGGATTAAAGCGGAAAAGTGGGAAGAACGGAAGGTGGGCGTCACCTTGACACGTGAAGAACAAATATCAAACCTTCACCGCCAGGTAGCGGAAATCAATAAGGTCATCATGGAGCGGGAACCTGGCAAACGCTTTGCCACCACCGCCGAAGCCGACACGCTAGGCAAACTGGCGGCCGCCATCAAGAAAATGGAAACAGACGTAGGTATCGGCGATACTATCAGCGTGGGAATGCGTTTTATCAACTGGCTGCGCCCGGTTGATATAAACAAGGCCAAAGAGTTTACAACATTGTGGGACCTGTTTATAAAAGATTCCCTATGAAACAGATAGACAGAGACCTGCTACAAAAATGGGAAGACTTCAAGGAGGACATTTATAAGGATGTCCCCGTAGAGGAGAACCTGAACCGGGCGGAGATGGAGAAGCACCGCACCTGGCTGGAGGCGCATCCGATAGAATGGATAAAATTCTTCTTTCCCACATACGCAAAATCCGAGTTTGCCGACTTTCAGAAAAAAGCGATTAAGAGATGCCTGGCGAATGACGAATGGTACGAAGTGCTCTCATGGGCGCGAAGCCTTTCGAAGAGTACCGTCACCATGTTTATCGTAATGTTCCTTGTTCTGACGGGACGCAGGAAAAACGTTATCATGGCCAGCGCTACGGAGGAAGCCGCCATACGTCTGCTCAAACCTTACAAAATGATTTTCGAGAAGAACGGACGCCTGAAGGCTTATTACGGGAATCAGGTGAATCCGGGCAATTGGAAGGAGTCGAATTTCATTCTGAAGAATGGGGCTTCATTCATCGGGGTGGGTGCCGGAAACGCCCCGCGCGGTAGTCGTAACGAAGCCGTACGTCCGGACTGCCTGCTGGTGGATGACTTCGATACGGACGAAGCGTGCCGGAATCCGGATACGGTAGACAAGAACTGGCGCTGGTGGGAAGACGCGCTCTACTTCACACGCGACCCCGCCGTTCCCACCACCATCATATTTTGCGGAAACATCATTGCCAAGGACTGCTGCATCACCCGTGCCGGAAAACTTGCGGACTATTGGGATATCGTGAACATCCGTGATAAGAACGGGAAAAGCACATGGCCGCAAAAGAATACGGAGGAAATGATAGACCAGGTTATTTCCAAAGTCAGCACCGTTGCCGTGCAGAAGGAATATTTCAACAACCCTATTTCCGAAGGGGAAGTGTTCAGGGAAATCACCTACGGTAAAATCCCCTCTTTGAGGAAATTCAAATTTTTGGTAGTCTACGGTGACCCTGCGCCGGGCGAGAACAAGACAAAAAACAGTTCAACCAAAGCGTGCTGGCTATGCGGCAAACTAGAGGGGAAGCTCTACGTAATCAAGGGATTCCTTGAGCGGGGACTGAACGCGGAGTTTATTGACTGGTACATATCACTCAATGAATACGTGGACGGGCGGACCACTCTCTATAACTTCATGGAGAACAACAAGCTGCAGGACCCTTTTTTCCAGCAGGTCTTCAAACCGCTCGTGCGAAAGGCGAAAAAGGAAAAGCACGTAGAACTGAATATCAATCCGGACACGGAGAAGAAAACGGATAAGGCAACCCGTATCGAGGCGAACCTCGAACCGCTGAACCGGGAAGGTAATCTCATTTTCAACGAGGACGAGCAGCAGAACCCGCATATGCAGCGTTTGACCGACCAGTTCAAACTCTTCACTCTCCGCCTGAAGTTCCCTGCCGACGGTCCGGACTGCATAGAAGGGGCAAACCGGATTATAGACCGCAAAATGCGTGTTCTGAGACCCGGACATTCCACACCACGCTCAACCAGGCGAAGCAGTAATAAATACAGATTATAAGCAAATTTATAGAGATTATGAGCAAATTTATAGAACTATCCGACTATGACGCCAGTATTCATCGTGACATACTGGACGCGCTGACCCGTAACGACAACGCCATCGTTGAAATCTGTGAGGACCGTGCCATTGCCGAAATGCGCGGCTATCTTTCCGGACACTACGACTGTGACAAGCTGTTCGCCGCAACCGGTGGCGAACGGAACCAACTGGTATTGATGATGGCATTGGATATTGCCATCTACCATATATTCTCCATCCACAATCCACAGAAGCTGACACAATTGCGCAAAGACAGGTATGAGCGGGCGGTGGAATGGCTGAAAGCCGTCAAAAAAGGTATGTCCGTTGACGGAGTGCCGGAATTGGAAAAAGTGGAACGCAAATCATCTTATGAGTTACGCAGCAATCAAAAACGCATAAACCACTATTGATATGAAAAGAAATACCATAACTGCCGGAGGAAATATTCCCCTGCCGGGACAACAGCGTCCCTCAACCATCATCCTGACTCAGACAAGACGTTTCGGCATTGATATAGGAAGTTACATAAACGCGCTGACGGCGGCTGAAAGCATTGATTTTCCACAACGGGCCAAGTTATATGACCTGTATGAGGATATTCTGATGGACCCGCATCTTTCCAGTGTCATCAACAAGCGGAAAAGCGCCATACTCTGTTCCGTCATCGAGTTCCGGAGGAACGGGAAACCGGACGAAAAAATAAACGAGCAGTTGCGTTCGCCATGGTTCCTGCATTTCCTGGAAGACGCGTTCGACGCGATACCGCAAGGCAACACGCTTGTGCAATTCTACCGGGACAAAAGGACCGGATGGCTGAACTATATCTTTATTCCGCGCAAACATTATGATCCGGTACGCAAACTTATCCTTAAACGACAGCATGATACAACCGGCATTCCATGGGATGAATTTGATGACCTGCTGTTTATCGGTGAACCCCGTTCACTGGGTGAACTGGCTAAAGCCGCTCCATGGGTCATTTACAAACGTAACAGTACAGCCGATTGGGCTCAATTCGCTGAAATATTCGGAATGCCGATGCGCAAATACACGTATGATCCCGAAGACGAATCCGCTTTGGAGCAGTTGAAAGAAAACGATGCTACACAGGGTTCCGCATCGTCATGGTTCTTGCCCGACGGCTGCAATATGGAGCTGGTGGAAAGCGGTAACAAAACAGGCAGCTCCGACCTGTATAAAACTCTGGTGGACACTTGCAACAGTGAAATAAGCAAACTGTTTTTGGGAAATACACTGACCACCGAGGCCGGGACAAAAGGTTCCCAGGCACTTGGAACGGTACATGGCAAAGTAGAGGAACGTATTTCACAAAGTGACCGGAAGTTTATCCTGAATCTGCTCAATTACGAAATGACGGATATATTCCTGCATTTGGGTATTGACACATCCGGCGGTGAATTCTGTTATTCGGAGCCTAAAATGATTGACCCGACCACCAAGATGAATCTTTTCACCCAGGTCAACGCCCTCGGACTGGAAATCAGCAAGAAGCAGATGTACGACGAGCTGGGATTGGAATGTCCGGAGAATGAGAAAGACGCCATAAAGCACCTGCAGACATCTCCCTTTTACCCACAAATGGATGAACCTTCCGGCGAGCAATCACCCGCTAAAAAGAAAGGCGGATTTAAAAACTGGTGGAACGGTTTTTTCGTAAAAGCCCCGGAGGAAAAGAACCACGGGGCTCCTTTAGAGTGGTGATAAACAAGCTTTACCGGGACGCGGCGGGGCATGAGGCGTCATCCGGTTTCTCATTTGATGACGAAGTAATGAAACTGGCGCTGAAGAACATCTACAGCAAAAGCTTCCATCCAATGACGGACATTGAGGAAAATCTATTCAATGAAACATGGAAAGCGCTCAACGAAGCCACTGACAGAGGATTCGGAGTACGTAAACCTGCCGACCCGGACTATGACTTCTACCAGGAGTTGAGACATAACAACGCGGTATTTTCCGCCTTCAAAGTGCATCGTGCACAGAATGACATGGCGGCGCAACTGCTGGATTCCAAAGGCAAGCTAAAGTCGTTTGAACAGTGGTCGGAAGAAGTTCAACCAATCGCCACGCACCAGATGGAACATTGGTTGAGAACCGAATATGACACCGCTGTCATCCGCGCCCATCAGGCAGCGGACTGGAGACGGTTCGAACGGGAAAAGGATATTCTTCCGAATCTGAAATGGCTGCCGTCCACCAGCATTCATCCGGGGGCGGACCACAAAACATTTTGGGAAACGATATTGCCCGTTGACCATCCGTTTTGGAAATCACACCGTCCGGGTGACAGATGGAACTGCAAATGTGTATTGACGTCTACGGATGAATCTTGTACACCGACGGATGGTATTCCCGAAGGTGCCGATGATGAGAAACCAGCTGACGGGCTGAAAGGAAATCCGGGACAGACTGGAGAGCTTTTTGACAAGTCGCATCCGTATATCAGACATGCGTATGATGGAGCGAAAGAAGCGGTAGAAAAATTATTGAATGAATCAATCGGAAGTAATGTACCGTCAGGACTGGATGTTCATGAACAACAGAAGTGGATAGAAAATGTACATAGGACGGAAGAGAAGTTAAAACTCGAACAAGGCCAGCCGATGACATTTGAAGAAGCAAACGGAATGAAAGGCAATCCACATTATAAAGAAGATGAAGGATACCGGGAGAATTGCCAGTCATGTGTTGTTGCTAACGAATTACGCAGGCGTGGGTATAATGTTGAAGCCCAAATAAGAATAAAAGCTGATTCGGGAAATATACCACAACAGTTGTCTTCAAAGACGGAGTGGGCATGGATTGACCCTAAAACCGGTGAAAGACCTAAAAAACTTACAGCCGGCGGTCAATACTGGGATTCCACCCTGCATAGAGAAAAAGTAAAAAGCAT
This window encodes:
- a CDS encoding head maturation protease, ClpP-related — translated: MRRFFNVIPGKDAACILLYGEIGEYDRVRSGDIARELIEAESVSKRIDVRINSIGGEIFTGMAIFNAFRQSAADITIYIDGVAASMGSVVAACGKPVKMSRYARLMVHSPSGGAYGNADEMEKTAGMLKSLEDTLCEIYASRCKKTKDEIRSEWFDGKDHWFTARQAVELGLVDEIYDADPVPEDSTPEQIYKIFNNRLENQSQYSNKMNLEEFKKRPLFKDCVTEEDVLRNVAHLEQEAAKVPELQGKVTAFEEKERTAIEAEDKALLDAAVKDERITEAQRPKYAAILKADRINGMAVLKDLKPKRLVTDVLEEPDKVGDGPWSNRMQEIRDCAKR
- a CDS encoding helix-turn-helix domain-containing protein — its product is MATELTIAQKKEYAGVLYLKDNLTQQEIAEKVGVSRQTLSKWIKAEKWEERKVGVTLTREEQISNLHRQVAEINKVIMEREPGKRFATTAEADTLGKLAAAIKKMETDVGIGDTISVGMRFINWLRPVDINKAKEFTTLWDLFIKDSL
- a CDS encoding phage protein Gp36 family protein gives rise to the protein MSKFIELSDYDASIHRDILDALTRNDNAIVEICEDRAIAEMRGYLSGHYDCDKLFAATGGERNQLVLMMALDIAIYHIFSIHNPQKLTQLRKDRYERAVEWLKAVKKGMSVDGVPELEKVERKSSYELRSNQKRINHY
- a CDS encoding phage portal protein family protein encodes the protein MKRNTITAGGNIPLPGQQRPSTIILTQTRRFGIDIGSYINALTAAESIDFPQRAKLYDLYEDILMDPHLSSVINKRKSAILCSVIEFRRNGKPDEKINEQLRSPWFLHFLEDAFDAIPQGNTLVQFYRDKRTGWLNYIFIPRKHYDPVRKLILKRQHDTTGIPWDEFDDLLFIGEPRSLGELAKAAPWVIYKRNSTADWAQFAEIFGMPMRKYTYDPEDESALEQLKENDATQGSASSWFLPDGCNMELVESGNKTGSSDLYKTLVDTCNSEISKLFLGNTLTTEAGTKGSQALGTVHGKVEERISQSDRKFILNLLNYEMTDIFLHLGIDTSGGEFCYSEPKMIDPTTKMNLFTQVNALGLEISKKQMYDELGLECPENEKDAIKHLQTSPFYPQMDEPSGEQSPAKKKGGFKNWWNGFFVKAPEEKNHGAPLEW
- a CDS encoding toxin glutamine deamidase domain-containing protein codes for the protein MKLALKNIYSKSFHPMTDIEENLFNETWKALNEATDRGFGVRKPADPDYDFYQELRHNNAVFSAFKVHRAQNDMAAQLLDSKGKLKSFEQWSEEVQPIATHQMEHWLRTEYDTAVIRAHQAADWRRFEREKDILPNLKWLPSTSIHPGADHKTFWETILPVDHPFWKSHRPGDRWNCKCVLTSTDESCTPTDGIPEGADDEKPADGLKGNPGQTGELFDKSHPYIRHAYDGAKEAVEKLLNESIGSNVPSGLDVHEQQKWIENVHRTEEKLKLEQGQPMTFEEANGMKGNPHYKEDEGYRENCQSCVVANELRRRGYNVEAQIRIKADSGNIPQQLSSKTEWAWIDPKTGERPKKLTAGGQYWDSTLHREKVKSITEMKKEFDELTKETGRYHLSFNWKGRSIEGHIITAERFENGGLRIYDPQTGEILDWKILKTKIRTEYGIRLYRVDNMLINEDIINGIVRESSQ